AATAGATTAATGAAGTTGTTGCTACTCAAGTCTTTTGCTTGTAAATTACTGGATGTTGCAGCAAGCTTTATTCCTCATATTTTCTAGGCCATAAGGTGTTGTACAATTTTGTCAATGGTTAATGCGAAAACAAATGTCAATATTTTCCAGGTCACAAAGTGTTTTGTGCTAGTTTCACATTCCTCATGCATATGGGACATCAAGAATCTATGTTGTGAAAACATGCATGATCCATCTCTTGCATGCACTGCTAGAGGTTGTTTGGGGGGAATTTCTTTTGCAACTTGCTCTGCTGATGGTACAGTTAGGATATGGGATATTGCTTTGCAAtctgattttttaaaagatgcTGAAGAGTTGAAGACTGAATTATTGAGTTCTTCATGTTTAGGTAACTCaagattgttaaaaaaattctcaattctcctcttttaagttatttatttctCACAAGTTGCACTCTTCCTGTCTACTGTTGCAGTAACTGCTGGGACATTTGAACGTGATGCAGTTAAGGCAGATCTTACCAATCAAGAGTTTCGATCACTTGCTGTTAGTTCAGATGGAAATTATCTTGCTGCTGGTGATTGCAAAGGAAACCTTCATATATACAACCTTCATACATCAGATTACACATGTTTCCAGGTGAGTTTAGGCACCTGagtttattttagaaattactGTGCCGTAAAACCATTTGAGGGTTCACAACATTTTTTATGGTAATTTATATCCTGCACTTTATTCCAGGGTGCTCATGATGCAGAGATTCTTACATTAAGCTTTACCTTGTCCACCCAAGATATATCTAAGGAAATTGCAAAAGACAATTACTTTCTTGCCTCAGGGGGACGAGATTGTATGATCCATCTCTATGATGTGAAAAGGTGTGCTTGTGCAATTTTTAAGGATAAACTAGTTGATTGGTTATGCATTTCAATGACTTTTTGATTGTATGTGGCAGAAATTTTGATCTCATTGACAGCATTGATGATCATTCGGGTGCAGTGACTTCTATCAAAATTAGCAGCAATGGTTGCAGGATCCTCAGTTGTAGTTCTGATAGGTATGCTAGTAGAGATTTGGCATTACAAcatcaaacaaattttaaacaaaaagggaGTAAGGGGCTCTGTAGGTTTTGCTTAACAATTGAATAAGAGAAAACTGAAAAAATTTAAGGTTCTGGTTCTGTTtgggaagaaaattttaaataaatctaatttaaGTATTACCAATCTCTTATGGAAAATGACTGGAATTAGGAAATACTGTCTAGCAGTGCCTTCCAATTAACAAGTATTACTGGAGTGGAGTCAAAATGTACTGGAAAGACAGTTATTGAagccaaaacaaatttaattggtTTGTGTATCCCATTTGCTATATATTGGACCAATGCACACAACGTAAAGTTGTGTCTTGGTAATGAGTTGGTCATgggtttgaatttgaaaataatctcTTTGCATATTCAAGGGTAAGACTGTGTACAATGACCCTCTCCCATACCTTTGCATAGAGAGGAACCTCCTAGCAATGGGGTattttagttttgttagtttttttaagtTAGTAATGTGTGTGGTAgtcataatttcaaattttaaaattttagctgTATTTCTGTATGCAAATTACAAAGAACATTAGGATTGTAATTTTCAGTTGATCTGAAAGCTGATCCAGGCATCCAACCTCTTTAAAAATGAAGCTGAGAAAGACAGAGTGAAAAGTAGTTTTTGCACTCAAACATATGTTCATAAAGTTTCTATTGCAGCATACTCTACAAactataaaatatcatttgctTTTATCctaatttgtgttttttaggaaaaaccaTTTGAACAATCAATTAATTCCTCGCTAATGTTGAATGTTGTTCTATGAAGCAGTTTTCATAGATGCCAAATGCAGACCTATAAAATCTGCAGTTTGAGATATCCTATGCTTTGCATGGAAATGGCAACTAATTTATTtagaataagtaattttttgttaagtttTATCATTTGATGGTTATGTGCTTAATCTATGCGGCTGTCGCATTTCTGATTTTCAAATTACTTTATATAATACACTAGCCAGTGAACCCAACATTATTTGTATGACATTGTTGAATGCTTTCCTCTATGATTGACAATAACATAATTCTTCTTTCAGTTTCCTGGTGCTTCGTGATGTGGTGATAGCAGATAGTGGCTATAAATTTTTGCAGCAACATCGTCAAAGGGCTTTACAACGTGGAACTGTCTATGACATGGCTGTGGATCGGACATGTGAGACTGTTGTCACTGTTGGGCAGGTGAAGTAGATGTCTGTTAACAGTGAGACTCCTCAAAATTCAAGGGAGGGTTGCCTGTTCTGGAAGACCTTCCAAGTGAATTCTATAACAATTAGTCTGTGCACGTATCAATTTGATAAGATTATAATGGCATTTGACATGGCTGCTCAGAAACTAATATCATTATCATTCTCATAGGATAAGAAGATAAAGACGTTTGACATGGCTGCTCAGAAACTAATTAGGTCTTacaatcatgataaaaattttGGAGAACCTATAAAGGTGAGcttcattattaaaaaagattGTGGATGTCAACCTTCTCTACCAGGAGCTAATATTGTTAACAGGTTATAATGGATCCTAGCTGCACTTACGTGGTCTGCTCATTCTCTAACAAGTCCATATGCATGTATGACTTTATCACTGGAGAGATGGTTGCGAAGGCCACAGGGCATGCTGAAATTGTTACTGGTGTCATCTTCTTGCCTGATTGCAAGCATATAGTTTCGGTGAGCTTCTTTCATGCTTACTGTTTGTTTCTTCTACACAACTTTGGGTTAATATGCAGTTTTAAAGTGAAtgctttataatttatttatttatttttatgaagttAGTTATGTacatataacattaatttaaatataccaTATTAATTtacagttttattttatatttcataaaatatttgatcttttaacaaaaaatggaaAGAGTTCAAAATTAAGTAGAAAACCTAAAACTAAGTGattgcataaaaatatatttgtctataaaataaagatagatttatatataaaaaaatcaaataaacatcacCTTTTGTGTTATCTTATATTCATCAACTAGTCCAATGACTAATTTTACCAACCATTTCTAATTCAATAAGCTAGCCTAACAATTTTCAGCTAAAAATGTTGGCTTTTCATATTTTAGCTAATATTGTTGATGTCCTAtcttttgtaattaatattttgattaacTTATCCATATTCAGGTGGACGGTAATGGTTGTGTTTTTGTATGGAAATTGCCTGCTCCATTGTCTGCTAGAATATTGGAGAgaataatggaaaaaaataatccatTGTCTCCAAGAAGTTCTGTTCAACGTCCGGCTTATAATTATCTATCgttttgcaaagaagaatgccGACATTCCAAGATCAATCCTGAGGATGTTTGGTCACTGAGGAACAACAGCCAAAGTGGGGATGGAATGCTTTATCCTGAAAGCAGTCATAGTGAGGCTTCATCTTTTAAATTTAGTGTTTCAAGACTTCCCAAATGGGCTCAAGCAAAAGTGACCAGTTCCATTAATGTCAACAAGAATCTTAATTGCAATTCATTAGAGGTACATGtactctaatattttttattattatttcttagaAACTCTTGTATTTTAATCCTGAACCCCTACCCACAATAGTATTTTGAAGATTCAGAAGCTTGTTTATATCATATTGGAAAACTCTTTGGAATATGGAGATCCATACTTGAATAAAACTATATGTACTGGTCAGCATGTTGAAGAACAGATATATCTCCATCATTGAAGAGTACAGGTATTATTTTTGGTCAGAAACTGGTGTTTTAGTGGACGTTTCAGTTTCAGAATGTGCAAGAGTTGTCCAGGTTCCTTGTCATTTGTAGGAGAGAAAATCTAGTCACTGTCAAACTGTGTCTGGTAATTAAAGTTTCTGGTATTGGAGTGTTTACAAAATCTGCATCTGCATCTGCATCTGATGGTTATTGTTATCTTTCTGGTGTAACAAGATATTAAGCCCAAAGCCACATCTGTGGCTTACTTTTTTGGCTGAGAATCCATGGATGTCATGATGGCATTGCATGAGAGCACAGCCAACTCCAGTTGAAGCTTATCCTGTTAAAGTATCAAGGTTTCAAAAATTAGGAGTCTATTGTACTGGTGTCTATAACATAGGTGCTACAATACAACGCAAAAATCTCTTAGCTCTTAATTACAACATAATAGTGTTAGGATTTTATAAGTCTACTGTAATATCTTTTGCATTTATGATTAGGAGTATGCTCCTTCATCCCCTGAAGTTCAAATTCCATCCGATCATGCTTCTCCATTGCCTGATACTCTGAACTCTCAAGATTCTTCAAGGTTTGGAGGAACTTATAGGTGAGTCACAACTgttgaatttcaaatctcaATCATGAACTTTTGGTGGTGGCATATCAGTTCTTTGCTCATTAAGTCACTAAATTTCAGCAACATTCCATTGGACAACCATTGGCACTCTATTTATACTGTTTGTATGGAAGCACTTTCCTCCCCAGAGATGCAGAATTTATGTGAGACAAAGTTTCCAGAGATTCCCTTGAGTCTAAGTAAGTTGAACCCTTGTTctcacataattttattttctcaatttcatctttattgatgatagcacagaagACCAAATCTGTCAACCAAATTCCTTTCAAGTTTGGTTTGAAGAATATGATTTTGACGAAAACTAGTGTAACTAACAGAAATCTTCAGGCTATACACTATTTTCTGTGTGTACTTTTTAACGCACCTGGGTAATTGGTATTTGGTATTGCAAGCAAAGTGGCTGATGGAATATTTTGGAAACTCAACAAGATTGTCTGGTTGAACTGATTGGACCATGAATTAACTGTCTCTGGTTCAATCATATGGTTTAATCACAgttgaataaaaaatgtaactGGTGAAATCAATCAAACCATGGAGGTCTTTCTGGTTCAATCTGTGGTTTGGTTTTTAAAACCCcacaatttcaataaaaataaatccatgacataaacataaaaaaatatgctcTAACCTTTTAAATAATGGCTTATTGTAGGACAACATAAGGCTGTGATTTGTGAGGACCAGAACTCCTTTGGGCCTAATAACCTTAGCAAGAATGAAAAGAGGGGTGTTGCTCCAGAACATGTTGGCTGTAACAATAATGATGTTTCTTGGTGTTCTGAAGAAGTTTCTGAGAGTAAAGCAGAGCAGTTGTATTTAAGTGAATCTGGAAGTGTGTCAGAAACAACTACTGAAGGCAATTTGGGAAGTCTACCATCTGAAGAAGACAGTGACATGTTTAAGCAACATTTTGGTAGCTTATCAAATACACACAAGGTTAGTGTTGTATGCTCGGAAGTGTAAAGGAATTAAATAATGAGCAAGTCTTGTTTCTACAACTTTGAATTAATCTCATGATTTTGTTTGTCCTACTTTTCTTGGAAAAATTCCTGTAAGCTTGCTGCTgtgaaatttagaatataattttcGCAATAAAGCTGATTTATGATGCTAATttcattcaaaaataaatattttcttttgcttcaaAAATGTACTAGAATAGTATTTTAGATGTCCTCGACCAATGGATCAGATGAGGACCTGACAGTATTGAACATGTCATGGATTCAAGAAAAGTTGATTATTAAAGTAGTAAAAACTAATTTCTTGCAAAAGTAGAAAGTCTTAATGAGGAAATGTGACAATTTATGGAAATTAAGATATACCTAGATGAGGCAGAATTGCTCCAAACTTAAGTTTTAAGGGAGTAAGATATCATATAATTGATGTAGGCGACAGTTACTTAGATTTTCTTGAGCTTGTAATTGTTCATTTTCTTAATCTTACCCAGATTTTTATATCTGTGCAGGTAAAGTCGAGGAATTCATTAGTTAGAAGGTTTTCTGCAAGATATACTGTGCAATGGGATTACCCAGGGGATTGCAAGAAACTTTTTAGCAGTCCTGTTGGGAATAAAAGTGGTAGAAAAAGCTCTGAGGATAAAGGTGCAACTCATACTGTATCAGAAGACAGATCCTTGCAGGTTAAGGAAACTGAGGAAGTGACAAATTCTTCTGAACAGGTATGTATGAGGGCGACATACTTTAAAACTATGCCCTTCCTTTTGCAATCGAACATGATGAAAGCACTTTGTGAAGAATATTAGGTTTGGTAGTAAAAAGAAAGTTATTGTTCTTTCAATTATCCTTTATGGGGTCATGCTCCATTTAGCATTGAGTCCACACAATAACAGTTCATAGGCATTTTAAGTTGCATAATAAATATACTAACATAAGCAGTAGTACTTTAAACCTGTTTCCTTATATGCATTCTGACTCATTAAGTAATCCTTTCTGTTTTAATACTTGATAATGGAATTTGAAAAACCTGTTAATATATTATGAAAAGTAGCGCCATCAATGACTTAACAGTTAACTCAAATATTTGCTGCTCAAAATGCCTATTGTAGGACATCAAGAATTCAGAACCTTGTTCTGCAGATTCAACATGTGAACTAACTAAATTTCCAGTCAAAGAAAATTCAGTTGATAAAGGGAGTGAACTGGGAGAAACCATAGCCGTGTGCAAGGAAGCATTCGGTAGCTTGGATGCAGCAGCTGAGAGTGTGCTgcagttatttttaaaattggaaaATGTTCACGGCAAAGAGGTCGCAACGGGAGCTGGAGCTCAATTTTTAGACGAGGCCACTGAGCTACTTCCCCTAGTTGTTAATAAAGTTAATGCTGTTGCTAGATTGGTGCAATGTAGGAAGAACAGTAAGTGTGAAACTAGTAGACCAAGTGTCCAAGAAATTGACCAGTTTGGTAGATTTGCCGCAGGCAGGTATGATACAATAATGGAAACACCAAAGGACGATACCAgcattcattaaatatatttcatttattttcttttccaaagTATAGAATGTTGCTTTGGTTAACAAGTCAGCATTCTACTTCAAGTGGATATGTTAATTATCAAACTGGAAATTATCACGGTGAGTAGCTTTTGTCActtttcaaatgaaattttacATGCTAACGGGGTTTGGTTCTAGCAGAAGGGTTTCGTTGGTCACCAATCCATGGTTCGAATTTTTATTGGGagctatatattatatttaatatttaatcatgTGTTGAGCGGGGTTTTTTAAAGGAAGATCATTGTgaagaataatataaaaaagaaggaaattctATAGATTCTGTTCCACCGTACAGGGGCAAGGTAGTACCACAACAGTGCATTTTTTAATCCACTTAAAAGCAAGTTGAAGTCCataagtatttatagaagaaaaaaattaaaatgaaaaacaaatgtaTTTTGAACTACTCAATCCAAGATACATTTATGTGTATTATGAATTGAGTAATTTGTAATACATATTTGTATTCTAAATTGAGTAATCTGTactaagtatttgtttttggaTTGAGCAATATAGAATACAAATGTATTTTGGATTATTTAATCTGTAATTATGAAACCATAATTCCAAAATGTGAAGAGGCTGTGTTGGCAATGTAGAGGCACAAGGGAAAGGATTGGTGGCGGCAACGAGAACGGGTGTTGCGGTGAAGAGGAAGatagagagaagaagagagtgaGCGAGGGGAGAAGGGGAAGATGGGGACATTAAAATTTTTGGAGGTGCATAAAGCAATTTCCGTATTGATGATGTCTATATGCTTTTGGGA
This region of Glycine max cultivar Williams 82 chromosome 7, Glycine_max_v4.0, whole genome shotgun sequence genomic DNA includes:
- the LOC100798924 gene encoding mitogen-activated protein kinase-binding protein 1 isoform X2, with amino-acid sequence MNLGTQSHLMVSNRSPKPLSCVALSRDGCFVAAGEAGNQSSVLVWDSFTLSLVSELKGHVYGVTCICLSPNGKHLVSVGGYIYLWDWRSGELITKLQATSSCSTISSVSFSSDAKFFVTAGKKHLKFWILGSSRKTQLNGGISRTTSLAIHEKPANLSILKGSSFTSITSMWGCSGHDNCKQAGDCFPIYTLTDSGILYLINSGMLVEKSVTLKVQKAFALSTSAKLIACACNNGIVQLFTPISLEYMGSIVYSKTKKFQEESNSVSHTIVPEQDFEQLPALPDAVACQFSALEKIVVIYGDHSLYIYDIHDVNRVTKCFVLVSHSSCIWDIKNLCCENMHDPSLACTARGCLGGISFATCSADGTVRIWDIALQSDFLKDAEELKTELLSSSCLVTAGTFERDAVKADLTNQEFRSLAVSSDGNYLAAGDCKGNLHIYNLHTSDYTCFQGAHDAEILTLSFTLSTQDISKEIAKDNYFLASGGRDCMIHLYDVKRNFDLIDSIDDHSGAVTSIKISSNGCRILSCSSDSFLVLRDVVIADSGYKFLQQHRQRALQRGTVYDMAVDRTCETVVTVGQDKKIKTFDMAAQKLIRSYNHDKNFGEPIKVIMDPSCTYVVCSFSNKSICMYDFITGEMVAKATGHAEIVTGVIFLPDCKHIVSVDGNGCVFVWKLPAPLSARILERIMEKNNPLSPRSSVQRPAYNYLSFCKEECRHSKINPEDVWSLRNNSQSGDGMLYPESSHSEASSFKFSVSRLPKWAQAKVTSSINVNKNLNCNSLEEYAPSSPEVQIPSDHASPLPDTLNSQDSSRFGGTYSNIPLDNHWHSIYTVCMEALSSPEMQNLCETKFPEIPLSLRQHKAVICEDQNSFGPNNLSKNEKRGVAPEHVGCNNNDVSWCSEEVSESKAEQLYLSESGSVSETTTEGNLGSLPSEEDSDMFKQHFGSLSNTHKVKSRNSLVRRFSARYTVQWDYPGDCKKLFSSPVGNKSGRKSSEDKGATHTVSEDRSLQVKETEEVTNSSEQDIKNSEPCSADSTCELTKFPVKENSVDKGSELGETIAVCKEAFGSLDAAAESVLQLFLKLENVHGKEVATGAGAQFLDEATELLPLVVNKVNAVARLVQCRKNSKCETSRPSVQEIDQFGRFAAGRYDTIMETPKDDTSIH
- the LOC100798924 gene encoding mitogen-activated protein kinase-binding protein 1 isoform X1 — encoded protein: MKPTRRLNKPHTVSKLVLEEVIGLTTKNGNGLASNALSSKCAYLAGSVVVIYDMNLGTQSHLMVSNRSPKPLSCVALSRDGCFVAAGEAGNQSSVLVWDSFTLSLVSELKGHVYGVTCICLSPNGKHLVSVGGYIYLWDWRSGELITKLQATSSCSTISSVSFSSDAKFFVTAGKKHLKFWILGSSRKTQLNGGISRTTSLAIHEKPANLSILKGSSFTSITSMWGCSGHDNCKQAGDCFPIYTLTDSGILYLINSGMLVEKSVTLKVQKAFALSTSAKLIACACNNGIVQLFTPISLEYMGSIVYSKTKKFQEESNSVSHTIVPEQDFEQLPALPDAVACQFSALEKIVVIYGDHSLYIYDIHDVNRVTKCFVLVSHSSCIWDIKNLCCENMHDPSLACTARGCLGGISFATCSADGTVRIWDIALQSDFLKDAEELKTELLSSSCLVTAGTFERDAVKADLTNQEFRSLAVSSDGNYLAAGDCKGNLHIYNLHTSDYTCFQGAHDAEILTLSFTLSTQDISKEIAKDNYFLASGGRDCMIHLYDVKRNFDLIDSIDDHSGAVTSIKISSNGCRILSCSSDSFLVLRDVVIADSGYKFLQQHRQRALQRGTVYDMAVDRTCETVVTVGQDKKIKTFDMAAQKLIRSYNHDKNFGEPIKVIMDPSCTYVVCSFSNKSICMYDFITGEMVAKATGHAEIVTGVIFLPDCKHIVSVDGNGCVFVWKLPAPLSARILERIMEKNNPLSPRSSVQRPAYNYLSFCKEECRHSKINPEDVWSLRNNSQSGDGMLYPESSHSEASSFKFSVSRLPKWAQAKVTSSINVNKNLNCNSLEEYAPSSPEVQIPSDHASPLPDTLNSQDSSRFGGTYSNIPLDNHWHSIYTVCMEALSSPEMQNLCETKFPEIPLSLRQHKAVICEDQNSFGPNNLSKNEKRGVAPEHVGCNNNDVSWCSEEVSESKAEQLYLSESGSVSETTTEGNLGSLPSEEDSDMFKQHFGSLSNTHKVKSRNSLVRRFSARYTVQWDYPGDCKKLFSSPVGNKSGRKSSEDKGATHTVSEDRSLQVKETEEVTNSSEQDIKNSEPCSADSTCELTKFPVKENSVDKGSELGETIAVCKEAFGSLDAAAESVLQLFLKLENVHGKEVATGAGAQFLDEATELLPLVVNKVNAVARLVQCRKNSKCETSRPSVQEIDQFGRFAAGRYDTIMETPKDDTSIH